DNA sequence from the Thiosulfativibrio zosterae genome:
GTTTGGAAGGCTTCTGCAACCTGAATCGCCAATTCACGGGTAGGTGCTAGTACTAACACCTGTGGGTCTTGTTGGTTGATGTCAATCTTTGACAAAATCGGTAAGGCAAAAGCGGCGGTCTTACCGGTACCCGTTTGCGCCATACCCAATACATCGCCACCTTTTAATAAAACAGGAATGGCTTTTTCTTGGATAGGAGATGGGGTTTCGTAACCGATTTCTTCAAGTGTTTTTAATATGGCGTCAGACAGACCTAGATCTGAAAATTTGATCTCTGTATTCATGGATATCCTTTTACTACAGTCGAGAGTTGCTGAATTTCAAATATGAAATTCTTGTGAGCAAATGCACGCCCGTATAGTCTCGTTTGTAACGAGGCGGAATCCCTTAGATATTACTAGAGTTTGCGAATAACAATGAATAACAGACAGGCAGGCATTTAGAAGTTGCGTATTGTACCGTAAATTAAAATAAATATCTGAATTTATTTAATTTTTTTATGCGGATATTAAAAACAGTGCAGATTTTTGGTTAAAAATGCGCTAAAAATAACCAGGCCTGGTTGTTTTTGGCGATAAATTTTGTCAGTTAAGCGATTTTGCTACTGACTTGTTGCGGTTTGATATAGCGCTCTTCAAAGTCAGCGGCGGGCAAGGGGCGACTGTAAAGGAAACCTTGTAACAATACTTGGTCATATTTTTGAGTTAAGAAATCTGATTGTGCTTGGGTTTCAACGCCTTCGGCGACAATTTTGAGGTTTTTGGTGCTGGCCAGTTGGATGATAGAGTCAACAATGGCTTCGTCATCTGGATTGCCTGGCACTTGGGCGATAAAACTTTGGTCGATTTTGAGTTCGTGAATGGGCAGTTTTTGCAAATAACTCAGTGATGAATAACCCGTGCCAAAGTCATCGATTGACACCTCAAATCCTAAACTCACTAGGTGTTGAATTTTTTGCAAAGCCAATTTTGAGTTGCGAATCAACACCCCTTCGGTCAATTCAAGCGTGATGGTACGCGGGTCAACTTGGGTAAACTTCATTAGCCCAATAATCAGCTCAATAAAACTTTGTTCGTGGAATTGAATTGGGCTAATGTTGATGGCGATGCGAATAGGGCGGTATTTTTTGTTCCAGGCTTTGGCCTGCAAAAAGGCTTTGTGCATCACCCATAAACCTATTTTAATAATTTGACGGCCCTCTTCTGCCACGGGAATAAATTTGGCAGGAGATACAAACCCCAGCTCTGGGTGAAACCAGCGCAATAGGGTTTCGGCAGAAATGGTTTCACCTGCTTTGTTCACTTGCGCTTGAAAATAAATCTGAAATTCATCATCAAGTTCAGAGTGGTTAAGCGCTTCTATGAGCTCTAATCGCTGTTTGGCTTCTTCAATGAGTGATTTTTCGAACAGATAAGTTTGATTGCCGCCGAGTTTTTTGGCTTCAGACATCGCCATATCCGCATAACTGATGATTTGGTCTGAACGACTTTGTAAGTGATCTTCTGCAGTGGGGAAAATACAAATGCCAATGCTGGCTGCACTGTGAATGGAATGTTGTTCAATTTTATAGCGACTGTCGATGGCATCCAGCAATTTGCCACCAAACGCCAAAGCATCTTGAAAGGCGATGTCGCGGTCTTGTGTAGCGTTAGGACAAAGCACCATAAACTCATCGCCACTGAGGCGCGCGAGGGTGGCTTTTTCGCCCACCAATGGCAGCAAGCGTTCTGCAACCTGAACCAGCAATTGGTCACCCGCATTATGACCGAAAGTATCATTGATGATTTTAAAACCATCCAGGTCTATAAAAAATAAAGTGCCAAAGGTTTGGTGTTGTTGGCAGTTTTCAAAGACGCGTTCAATGCGTTCTTGCAATAAAGTGCGATTGGCCAGGCCGGTGAGTTTATCGTAAAAGGCCAGTTGGTTGATTTCTGATTGGGCTTCAAGAATATCGGTGATGTCTTGTAAAACGCCAATAATGTGTTCCACATTATTGGCTTCGTCCACCAGCATAGACAACGAAAGAATGGCACTAAAACGCGCTTCTTTGGACGCAAAAATTTGCACCTCTCCTGACCAGCTTTGTTCATCTAACAAGGCGCGCATAATGCTGTTAAATGGAACTTTAAAGGTGACTTGCTTTTGTAGCCAGTCAATATAAGTCATTTTTTGGAGTTGTTCTGCCGTGAGTCCGGTATAGGCGCAAAACGCATAGTTGGGTTGGGTGATTAAGCCTTGAGCATCGGTGATAAATTGCCCCGCGTAACTGGCATTCATGAGTTTTTGTTGGGCATCCAGTTGAATGTGGAGCGATAAATCTTGAATAACCAGAAGGGTGTGCTCAGTGTTATCTTGGGTTTTTAACAGGTGGCGTTGCAACTGAATTGGTCGTCTGGACGAGCGATTGGGCATTTTTAGCCACAGGGTTTGGCTGGTTTCGTTGTGTGGATTGGCAAGCCAGTCTTGCAAGTTAAAGGCCAGTTCGCCTCTTTTATGGGTGCAGAGCCATAAAGGGTCTTGTAAAACATCGAGCGCTTGCTGAGGGTGCCAGTTAAAAAACGCAGGATTGGCGTGCAAAGGATGATAAGTTTCATCAAACAACACCATGGCTTCTTTCAGTGGAGCCAAAATCGCCGCTAAGTCACTTAAAGATGCGGGGCGTTTTGATAATAAGTTGTCGGTTGAAATACGATTCAATCGAAAAATCCATTGTTAAGTAGAATTGCGAAAGCCTTTTGTTTAGTGGCTTGCAGCCGTGATGAGCGATTGCTATTTGAGCGTTATCATACGATAAGTTTTTAGGATAGAAAACCCATAAAGGTGCTTTTTGCATAAAAAAACGGGATTTTTTAGAGGGTTAAGAATTGCTTTTCAAATTCTTGGGCGGTTTCTGGGTGGCTGAAAAAATAACCTTGCATCAAAATGGCGCTTTGGTGGGCCTTGAAGAAGTCCACTTGGGCTTCTGTTTCCACGCCTTCGGCCACAATGGTGAGGTTTTTACTCTTGGCCAGTTGAATGATGGTTTCGATAATGGCGATGTCTTCTTCACTGCCAGGCAAGTGTTTCACAAAACTTTGGTCGATTTTAAGTTCGTGAATCGGCAGTTTTTGGAAATAACTTAAAGAAGAATAGCCGGTACCAAAATCGTCAATCGATAGTTGATAGCCCAATTGAGCTAAGGCTTTGATTTTGGTGAGGGCATCTTCGATATTGGAAATTAAGATACCTTCCGTCAGTTCGAGGGTAATGTGTTGTGGATTGACTTGCGTTTTGCGTTGTATTTCTAAAATGCAGTCTACAAAAGTCGGCTCATGGAATTGAATCGGGCTGATATTGACCGACAAATGTACCGGCGTTGCACTTTTTTGATTCCATTGATAGGTTTGGGTAAAGGCTTTTTCTAAAATCCATTGCCCGAGTTTAAGAATTTGCTTGGTGTCTTCTGCAATGCCAATAAATTGGTCGGGTCGAATGTTGCCCAAAATGGGGTGCTGCCAGCGAATCAGGGTTTCGGCACTGATTTGTTGGCTGTGATTGGCCACTTGTGCTTGATAAACCAAATAAAATTCTTGGTCGTAATTGGCGTGCTTCAGGGCTTCTTCTATCTCGCGGCGGCGTAAAATCTTTTCGGTGAGTTCGGTTTGGTAAAAATACAGCTGGTTTTTGCCGCGTTGTTTGGCTTCGTACATGGCCAGGTCAGCACAGCTAATCAGATACTCTGGGGTTTCGTCCGCCGAACCCGGGATAATATGAATCCCCACGCTGCTGGCGTTGGGAATAATGTGTTCTTCAATCAATAAATCTTGGTTGAGGGTTTGGATGATTTTACTGGCTAAGGTGAGCGCGTGTTGTGCCGCTAGGTCACGACTGAGCACTTTATAGCGCGTTAAAATAATAAACTCATCACCGCTGATGCGCGCCACCAAGTCTTCAGCTCTGAGCAGCTCGGTCAGGGTGTTGGCCGTTTGTTTAAGTGCAGCATCGCCAACCGCATGGCCGTAAATATCGTTGATTTCTTTAAAGTTATCTAAGTCTAAATAAAGCAGGGCGCTATAGGTGTGATTGCGTTTGTGATGCAGCAGGTCTTTTTCAAGGTGTTCAATAAATAGGCGACGATTGGGCAGTCCAGTCAGGTCATCAAAATAGGCCAGACGTTCGACATTGGCTTGCGACTCTTTTATATCGGTGATGTCTTGTAGCGTGCCCACATAGTGCTCGATGTTTTTATCATTGTCCATCAACATCGATAAACTTAAAACCGCATGGAAAGTGGTTTCTGGATTTGGGTGGATTTGAACTTCGCCACTCCATTTTTTGTCGAGTAGTAGGGATTTTAAAATGTCTTCAATTTGAATAGAGTCTTTGAGCGTGACCTGTTTTTTCATCCAATGAATGATGGTCATGCTATTGAGCTCGGTCGGTAACAAGCCCGTGTAAGCCGAAAAAGAAAAGTTGGGCTTGATGATATAGCCTTTTTCATTGGTAATGAATTGCCCATCATAGCTATTAAAAGCCGCTTCAAGAATGCGATGTTGTTCATCGGAATGCGCATAGATGGTTTGATCGTAAACCACTAAGAGCAGCGCTTGAAAACTGCCGTCGGTATTGAGGATGGGTTTTGCCGATAATAAAACGGGAGTTGAGGGTTCTTCCGAGCAATTGGGTTTAACCCAAATATAAGTTTCTTTGGGGATGTTTTGCGCCGCATCGATCACTTGCTCGAGCCAGCGTTTCATATTGAATTTAATGGTGCGCTTTTTGTTTTTGAAAAACTCAAGATCAACAAAAAACTCATCACTGTTTGGGTTAAAGCACATCAAGCTTTGTGCCGCATCATTTATGATTTGTAATGATAAGTGTTGGCTAAAAACCAAAATACCATCGTGAAGCGCATTGATGATGTCACGCTTAAACTGACGCTCATTTTTCAGGCGTAGAATGGTGGACTTGAGTTCGGCTTCGAGAGTTGTGTTTTGCATAATAGGCATTATTTTAGGCGAACTTTAACAAAATACCGCACAAAAAATATTTATAGTCAGTTTGCATCAATATGAGTTGCTCTGTTGAGCGGGCAACCAAGTCGCCAATTCTGGCCAATAGGCGATTAAACAAAGCACTAATAGTTGAATACCAATAAAGGGCATCACGCCTAAATAAATATCTTTAGTTTTAACACCCTGTGGGGCAACGCCTCTTAAATAAAACAGTGCAAAACCAAAGGGTGGCGTTAAAAAAGCGGTTTGCAGATTAATAGCAATCATAATACCCAGCCAAATAGGGTCAATGCCCATCATCAGCAAAATGGGGGCGACAATCGGCACCACCACATAGGTGATTTCAATAAAGTCTAAAAAGAAACCCAGCACAAACATAAAGACCATTACCAACAACATGGCGGTAAATACCCCACCCGGCAGGTCAGCTAATAAACCATGGATGAGGTCGTCACCCCCCAACCCTTTAAACACCAAAGAGAAAAAGGCGGCCCCAATGAAAATCATAAAAATCATACTGGTGACCATCAAGGTGTCACGCATCACTTGATTAAGTATGGCCAGATTTAAGCGGTTTTTTAAAGCCGCTAAAACCAGCGCGCCTAAAGCACCAATCGAAGCGGCTTCGGTGGGCGTGGCAAAGCCCCCTAAAATAGAACCCAAAACCAAAATAATTAACACCAAAGGGGGCAGTAAACTGCCCAGCACTCTTGTCCAAATGCCAGCGGGTATACTGGCGCTGGATAAGCCGGGTGCGGTTTCGGGTTTTAGCCAAGCCATGCCAAAGACATATAAAATATAAAATAAAACCAGCAACATACCCGGCAACAGCGCACCAATAAAAAGGTCGCCGACAGACAGAGTTTCGGGTGAAAAAATACCTTGATTGAGTTGTGCCTGTTGGTAAGCCGAAGACAATACATCGCCCAATAAAATCAACACGATAGACGGTGGAATAATTTGCCCCAAAGTCCCTGAGGCGCAAATGGTGCCGGTGGCGAGTTTAGGGCAATAGCCTTGCTTAATCATGGTTGGCAAAGCCAGTAATCCCATGGTGACCACCGTTGCGCCAACAATGCCGGTGCTGGCGGCTAAGAGTGCGCCCACCAAAATAACCGAAATCCCTAAGCCGCCTATAAAACCACGCATCACTTCATCCATGGTGGTTAAGAGTTGTTCGGCAATTTTGGACTGCTCTAACATAATGCCCATAAACACAAATAAGGGCACAGCCAGCAGTGTGGTGTTGTTCATAATGCTGAAAATACGATTGGGCACACTGTTTAAAAACGCCATGTCAAACGCGCCAAAAAGGGTGGCACCCAGCGCGAATATTAAAGACACGCCTGATAGGGTAAAGGCGACCGGAAAGCCAAACATTAAGGCGATTAAAACAAGGGCAAATAAGCCAAGCGCAATGTATTCCATGGAGTTTCTCTGGGTTCTCTTAGAGTTTAGCCGAGCTGGCTTCTGGCGTTTCTGAAGGCGTGGGTGTTGAGTCGGTCAATTGCAAAGCCGATTCCGCTGCCAGCGTGAGGGCTTGCAAACTGACCAAAGCCGCCATGACTAAAATAACGGTTTTTAACAAATACACAAACGGCAGTCCACCGGGTTCAGACGAGGTTTCGTGGATGCGCCAACTGACTTCAACATATTCCCAGCTGGCCCAAGCAATAAACAGCAAAGTCGGTAAGGCTAAAAACAGCGCGCCAATCAAATTGACCCAAGCCTTGCGCTTAGGCGACATGGTTTCATAAAACACATCCACCCGCACATGTTTATCTTGCTGTAACGCATAGCCCATGCCCAGCATAAATACCAGCGCATGGTTGTAAAGCACGGTTTCTTGTAGTGCAATCGCACCGGCATCAAACCCATAACGCAAAATGACCACGCTGGCCGATAACACAACCAAGCTGAGTAATCCCCAGGCGACAAAATGCCCCAGCATTTTTTGAAAACGATTTTGTTGATGGATAAAAAGCGTTAACCAAGTTTTCATAAGCGGTCTTTCAGTTGAGGGCCGGTCGGCAAAGGGGTTTGTTTGACGCCACGCGCTTCTTGATTTTTGTCGGCGTTTTGGGCGCTGGGCGTGGCTTGTGAATGCGAGTCATCGTCTTGCGAACAGCTACTTAAGCTGAAGGCAATCGGCAATAAAATCAATAATAAGGTGTTTGTTAGACTTTTTTTCATGAGGGTTATTCTGCAGACTTTTAATGGGATAAGCAAGCCTGATATGGGTTGAGAAAGGGAATTGTGTCATAATGATTTATTAAATTTTTGCCAGAGAGATTTGCGTGACCATCATTGAAGTGGCTGTTGCAGGGCCTTTTTTAACCCCATTAAGTTATCTGTTGGATTCGACAGCAACGGCCGCTTTGCCGGTGGTGGGCGGACGAGTGCGCGTGCCGTTTCGCAGCAAATCTTTAGTGGGTGTGGTGATGGCTGTGCAAACCTTTGTGGATGAGCAGGCTTTACAGGCGGGTTGCGCAGCCTTATCGCTCAACCTTAAAAAACTTAAGTCGATTGAAGCGGTGTTAGACACCGCACCACTATTTTCCGCTAAAGACATGGAATTGTTGAAGTGGGCAAGTTTTTATTATCACGAACCGATTGGCAATGTTATGCAAACCGCGCTGCCCAAACGCCTGCGGCAAGGTGAAGTGCCCGAGGTAGAAGGGGTAACCTCTTGGGTTTTAGCGCCGCAGTCGATTCGAGAAACCTTGCCGCCCTTGCCCGCCAATGCTAAACAGCAGTTGGCGCTAATCGATTGCTTGTCAGAATCTCAAGCGCTCAGTGCTGAACATCTTAATGCGCAACTCAATCATTGGCGCACGCCCATGAAGCGTTTGCTAGATTTGGGTTGGGTGCAAGAAACCACCTCGCCTTGTTTAAATTGGCACTCAAAACTGACCAGGCCTGGTCATATTTTGAATGCAGAACAGCAAGTAGCGGTCGATGCGGTTGATTTTGACAAAGGCTATCAAGCCTTTTTATTAGAAGGAATTACCGGTAGCGGCAAAACAGAAGTCTATTTGGGCATGATTGAACGCTGTTTGCACTTGGGAAAACAGGTGTTGGTCTTGGTGCCCGAAATTGGCTTAACCCCGCAAACCGTGCAGCGCTTTGAAGCCTATTTGCAACAGCCCGTGGCGGTGATGCATTCTGGGCTCAACGACAAAGAGCGCCAATGCGCTTGGTGGCTGGTGCAATCAGGGCGCGTGCAAGTGTTATTGGGCACACGCTCTGCCGTTTTTACGCCTTTTGCCAATTTGGGTTTGTGCATTATGGACGAAGAGCATGATTTGTCTTTTAAACAGCAAGATGGTTTTCGCTACTCAGCGCGTGATTGTTTGGTGCGCCGCGCCCATCTTGAAAAAGTGCCCGTGGTGTTGGGTTCGGCAACGCCCTCTCTAGAAAGCTTATATAACGCTCAAACCCAGCGTTATGCTTGGTTAAAACTGCAGCAGCGCGCCGCCGGCGCACAGTTGCCAAATGTACAGCTATTGGATATTCGTGGTGAAAAACTGGCCGAAGGCGTATCAACGCCTTTGCGTAAACTCATGGCACAGCACCTTGCAGACCAAGGTCAGGTGTTGTTATTTTTAAATCGCCGTGGATTTGCGCCGGTGTTGATGTGTCATGACTGTGGTTGGCAAGCAGCCTGTCCCAGTTGCGATGCCAATATGACCTATCATCAACAGGTGAATGAATTGCGGTGTCATCATTGTGGTTATCAACACAAAGCACCGCACACCTGTCCGCATTGCCAGTCGGCAGAATTTGTTAAGGTCGGTCAAGGTACCGAGCGTTTGGAAGAAACCATTCAAAGCTGGTTTCCCGAAGAAAGCCTGTTGCGGATTGATGCCGACACCACACGCCTCAAAGGACAAATGGCCGAACTCACACAGCAAGCCAAAGAAGGCAAGGCGCGTATTTTAATCGGCACGCAAATGCTGGCCAAAGGGCATCATTTTCCGCAGGTCACTTTGGTCGGTTTGTTGGACATTGACCAAGGATTATTCAGCAGTGATTTTCGGGCAGCGGAACGCATGGCGCAGTTAATTGTGCAGGTGTCGGGGCGTGCTGGGCGCGCTGAAAAAACCGGTACTGTGATGATACAAACCCATCATCCTGAGCATCCGTTATTAAAAACCTTGGTTGCCGAGGGCTACGAAGCTTTTGCCAAACAAGCCTTGCTGGGTCGTGAAGAGGCCGGTTTGCCGCCTTATGAATACCAAATTTTAATTCGTGCCGAAGCCATCGATGCCCAAGCGGGTTGGCAGTTTTTAAATGAAATCAAATTCAGTCTGCAATCTCTCAAACCGACGCTCTTAGCGCAAGCGTCAAGTCAGGTGAACGCTCAGGTGATGGGGCCGGTGGCGGCGCCCATGATGCGACGCCAAGGGCGCTATCGTTATCAACTGCTGTTGCAATCCAATCATCGCGGCACTTTGCATCAATGGTTAGGGCAAGTAGAGTCCAGAATTTACGCTTCAAAACTCACCGCCAAAGTGCGTTGGAGCATCGATGTCGATCCGCAAGAGATGAACTGAACCAGCTCAAATGTTAAGTTGGCGAGTAATTTGCTTATAAATTTTTTTTGATTTAATGGAGCTTTGTGCATGAGATTACTAGGTGTTTTGCCGCTGGCGGCAATTGTGTTTCTGCAGGGATGTGACTTGGGAATTGAGGATAAAAAAACTTCAGCTCCAGTTGCGCAGGTCACTTCAACTGAGCTGAAGGCTTTGTTTGAAAGTTTTATTCTCATCCAAGATCAAGAAATGATGCTAACAAACTTGGCGACTCAATTGCAGGGTGTGGATACGGTTTCAAGTGTTGCTGGTTTGTTAACAAACACCAGCTCAACAGGTGTTTGTGGTGGAACATCAGCTTTATCAGCTGATCTGACTGCGGTAAGTGGTGATTTTGATAATACCTTAACCTTAAATAGTTACTGCACGGATAGCTTAGATTGGACAGGTAAGTTAACTCAGTCTGGCGTTGTAACTGCTACTGGCAGCGATGCCGATAATTATGAAATGGTGTATGGTAATTATATTTATAAAGTTGAATCGGATGATGCTTTTACTGTAACCCTAGTAGGGACTATGGAAAAGGCTGTAACGGCGACAGCGACAACACATTATTTTAATAGGATATCAGCCTATAAATACCCTGATAACCTAACGGTTGAGGCTCTTAAATGGCTCGTCGCAACTTATGATGCTGGCAAAATTTATACTGGTAGTTTGGTTCATCCTACTTATGGTACCGTTGCTGTGACTACGGTCCCTTCTTTTCCAGTCACGACGACACAAGACGGCCCCTACCAAAAACCCATTAGTGGCAAACTTAAGTTAACAGGGCTTGATAGCATTGGTTATATCACTTTCAATGGATTGGGAAGTTACACCCTAGATGTCGATGCGGATGCCGACGGTATTGTTGATTTAACTGAAACCCTGTCTTGGTAATTTCTTATTGATTGAAATGATTGTGAATTTACCCAAATTCGTTAAAATGATGGTCTTTACTAATTATTACTGAGGCAATAATGGGCTTAATACTCAAGTTGTTTAAGGCACTCAACGCCAATCAATATCCGGGGCAAATTGCCCTGTCTTTTGTATTAGGGATGATATTGGGGTTAACCCCCTTATTTTTTGCCCATAATTTACTCACGCTGGCGCTTATTTTTATGTTGCGGGTGAATCTTGCCGGTGTGGTGGTTGCTTGGGCATTTTTCAGCGGACTGGCCTATTTACTGGATCCTATCTTTAATCAGCTGGGGCTTTGGGTGTTACAAATGCCTGCTTTAGAGCCTATGTTTACTGAAGCCTATAATTCTGCTGTTTGGCGCTTCTTGCACTTTAACAACTCTATTGTCATGGGCAGTATTTTGGTGTCCTATTTGTTGGCGATTCCAGCCTTCATTCTCTTTTTGATTTTGATTAAAACTTATCGCAAAACCTTTTTGGCTTGGGTCAGTAAATTCAAAGTCGTGCAAATGTTAAAAGCGGCTGATAAAGCCAGCTTAGTTTCTTAAGGAGAATGCAAATGACTCAAACAGCCATTAAAAATCCTTCTCCGACTTCTGCTGCACCTGCACCTGCATCCACGCCAGCCCCTAAAGGCTGGATTCGTTGGTCGGGTATCGCTATTTTTAGTGCCATTATTGGTGGCATCGTTGGCTTGTCTTATTTGGGTATCAGTCTTTTTCTAAAAAAAGAAATTCAACATTACGCCAGCCAAGCTTGGGGTGCCCAGGTGGACATTGGCTCTTTGGGGCTTAGTTTTAGTCCACTGGGTGTCGAGGTGAATCAAATCGCCTTAACCGACCCTGAGCAGCCCATGCAAAATTTACTGCAAATTCAACAAATCAAAGCCACGATGAATTTGTATCACTGGGTGGTAGGGCGTACAGTAATTGAAGATGTGAATTTCAATGGCTTTGCGATGCATCAGCCTCGTCAGAGCGCCGGTGCGATTTATAAAACTGCCGAGGAAACCGCGGCGCAAAAAGCCGATAAAAAAGCATCGCAAGCTTTTAATTTGCCACAAATGAGCTTACCTGATCCGCAAGAAATTCTGGCCCGTGAAACCCTAAAAACCGTGACAGCAGGGCAAGAAATTCAAGCCGAAATTGCCAAAATTGACCAGGCCTGGTCAAATTTGCAGGCAAAATTGCCAAATGAAGCAACGGTTAAAGACTATCAAAAACGCTTTGAAGCCCTGTCTAAAGGTGACTTTAGTAATCCTGCGGTGATTTTACAAAAGCAAAAAGACTTTGAAGCCCTCAAAAAAGAAATCGAAGCGCACAAGAAAACCCTGGATGAAGGTCAGGCGTTACTAAAACAAGTCAATGCCCTCAAAACCCAAGCGCAAAAATTACCAGATTTGCCTCAGCAGGATTATGACCGACTCATGGCCAAATATAGTTTCAGCGAACAGGGCTTGTCTAATGTGACCTATTTGTTGTTTGGGCCCAAAATTCAAGGCTGGTTGGATACGGCTCAAGCCTGGCGCGTTAAGTTACAACCCGTGATTGAGTATGCCCAATCCTGGCAAGCCAAACGAGCCAAAGAAGCCGCCGAAGCCGAAGCAACCAAAGCTGCCAGAGCCTTTGGCACCGTGGTGAACTATCGGGAATATGACCCACAACCCAAGTTTATCGTTAAGCGCATTCATGGCGATGGCAATATTGATTGGGGTCATGTCGAGCTGGCAATTAAGCAACTCAACTTTGATCATGCGGTTTCTAAAATCCCGGTCACTTTTAAAATTGATGCTTTGCCGGTAAAGCAAAAATCGCCTTTAATCATTATGGGTGAAAGCAACTATGTGCACCCTGAAAAACCAATTAATCGAGCCAACTTTACCCTTGCCGATTATGCGCTCAGTGAAGCGCGTTTGTCGGACGATAAAACCTTGCCTGTAGTTATGAAGCAAGGCCAGATGAGTTTGCAGGGGCAAATGTCATGGTTAGGTGGCGATCAGATTAAAGCGGACGTTGACACGCGTTTTAGTCAGGTTGCGTTGGATGCGACAGCGTCTGACTCTAAAGAAGTGAAAAAATACATTGCGCCTATCTTTGCCGATATCTCAGAATTTACGGTGCAAAGTGCCATCACTGGTGATGCGTTCGCGCCCAAAGTGGATGCGAAATCTGATTTGGATAAGTTGTTGTCAAAAGCATTTAATAAAGTTTTAGATGCGGAAATCGCCAGTGCTAAGCAGCAAGTTAAACAATATTTAGACACATTGTTGAATGAGCAAATGGGGCCTATTAATCAACAGTTGAGCAAACTCTTGGGCGAGCAGTCGACCTTAAAGGCGCAAGACTTGGATTTGGATGCCATTTTAAATGGCAAGTTGC
Encoded proteins:
- a CDS encoding putative bifunctional diguanylate cyclase/phosphodiesterase, coding for MNRISTDNLLSKRPASLSDLAAILAPLKEAMVLFDETYHPLHANPAFFNWHPQQALDVLQDPLWLCTHKRGELAFNLQDWLANPHNETSQTLWLKMPNRSSRRPIQLQRHLLKTQDNTEHTLLVIQDLSLHIQLDAQQKLMNASYAGQFITDAQGLITQPNYAFCAYTGLTAEQLQKMTYIDWLQKQVTFKVPFNSIMRALLDEQSWSGEVQIFASKEARFSAILSLSMLVDEANNVEHIIGVLQDITDILEAQSEINQLAFYDKLTGLANRTLLQERIERVFENCQQHQTFGTLFFIDLDGFKIINDTFGHNAGDQLLVQVAERLLPLVGEKATLARLSGDEFMVLCPNATQDRDIAFQDALAFGGKLLDAIDSRYKIEQHSIHSAASIGICIFPTAEDHLQSRSDQIISYADMAMSEAKKLGGNQTYLFEKSLIEEAKQRLELIEALNHSELDDEFQIYFQAQVNKAGETISAETLLRWFHPELGFVSPAKFIPVAEEGRQIIKIGLWVMHKAFLQAKAWNKKYRPIRIAINISPIQFHEQSFIELIIGLMKFTQVDPRTITLELTEGVLIRNSKLALQKIQHLVSLGFEVSIDDFGTGYSSLSYLQKLPIHELKIDQSFIAQVPGNPDDEAIVDSIIQLASTKNLKIVAEGVETQAQSDFLTQKYDQVLLQGFLYSRPLPAADFEERYIKPQQVSSKIA
- a CDS encoding EAL domain-containing protein, encoding MQNTTLEAELKSTILRLKNERQFKRDIINALHDGILVFSQHLSLQIINDAAQSLMCFNPNSDEFFVDLEFFKNKKRTIKFNMKRWLEQVIDAAQNIPKETYIWVKPNCSEEPSTPVLLSAKPILNTDGSFQALLLVVYDQTIYAHSDEQHRILEAAFNSYDGQFITNEKGYIIKPNFSFSAYTGLLPTELNSMTIIHWMKKQVTLKDSIQIEDILKSLLLDKKWSGEVQIHPNPETTFHAVLSLSMLMDNDKNIEHYVGTLQDITDIKESQANVERLAYFDDLTGLPNRRLFIEHLEKDLLHHKRNHTYSALLYLDLDNFKEINDIYGHAVGDAALKQTANTLTELLRAEDLVARISGDEFIILTRYKVLSRDLAAQHALTLASKIIQTLNQDLLIEEHIIPNASSVGIHIIPGSADETPEYLISCADLAMYEAKQRGKNQLYFYQTELTEKILRRREIEEALKHANYDQEFYLVYQAQVANHSQQISAETLIRWQHPILGNIRPDQFIGIAEDTKQILKLGQWILEKAFTQTYQWNQKSATPVHLSVNISPIQFHEPTFVDCILEIQRKTQVNPQHITLELTEGILISNIEDALTKIKALAQLGYQLSIDDFGTGYSSLSYFQKLPIHELKIDQSFVKHLPGSEEDIAIIETIIQLAKSKNLTIVAEGVETEAQVDFFKAHQSAILMQGYFFSHPETAQEFEKQFLTL
- a CDS encoding TRAP transporter large permease encodes the protein MEYIALGLFALVLIALMFGFPVAFTLSGVSLIFALGATLFGAFDMAFLNSVPNRIFSIMNNTTLLAVPLFVFMGIMLEQSKIAEQLLTTMDEVMRGFIGGLGISVILVGALLAASTGIVGATVVTMGLLALPTMIKQGYCPKLATGTICASGTLGQIIPPSIVLILLGDVLSSAYQQAQLNQGIFSPETLSVGDLFIGALLPGMLLVLFYILYVFGMAWLKPETAPGLSSASIPAGIWTRVLGSLLPPLVLIILVLGSILGGFATPTEAASIGALGALVLAALKNRLNLAILNQVMRDTLMVTSMIFMIFIGAAFFSLVFKGLGGDDLIHGLLADLPGGVFTAMLLVMVFMFVLGFFLDFIEITYVVVPIVAPILLMMGIDPIWLGIMIAINLQTAFLTPPFGFALFYLRGVAPQGVKTKDIYLGVMPFIGIQLLVLCLIAYWPELATWLPAQQSNSY
- a CDS encoding TRAP transporter small permease subunit: MKTWLTLFIHQQNRFQKMLGHFVAWGLLSLVVLSASVVILRYGFDAGAIALQETVLYNHALVFMLGMGYALQQDKHVRVDVFYETMSPKRKAWVNLIGALFLALPTLLFIAWASWEYVEVSWRIHETSSEPGGLPFVYLLKTVILVMAALVSLQALTLAAESALQLTDSTPTPSETPEASSAKL
- a CDS encoding primosomal protein N': MTIIEVAVAGPFLTPLSYLLDSTATAALPVVGGRVRVPFRSKSLVGVVMAVQTFVDEQALQAGCAALSLNLKKLKSIEAVLDTAPLFSAKDMELLKWASFYYHEPIGNVMQTALPKRLRQGEVPEVEGVTSWVLAPQSIRETLPPLPANAKQQLALIDCLSESQALSAEHLNAQLNHWRTPMKRLLDLGWVQETTSPCLNWHSKLTRPGHILNAEQQVAVDAVDFDKGYQAFLLEGITGSGKTEVYLGMIERCLHLGKQVLVLVPEIGLTPQTVQRFEAYLQQPVAVMHSGLNDKERQCAWWLVQSGRVQVLLGTRSAVFTPFANLGLCIMDEEHDLSFKQQDGFRYSARDCLVRRAHLEKVPVVLGSATPSLESLYNAQTQRYAWLKLQQRAAGAQLPNVQLLDIRGEKLAEGVSTPLRKLMAQHLADQGQVLLFLNRRGFAPVLMCHDCGWQAACPSCDANMTYHQQVNELRCHHCGYQHKAPHTCPHCQSAEFVKVGQGTERLEETIQSWFPEESLLRIDADTTRLKGQMAELTQQAKEGKARILIGTQMLAKGHHFPQVTLVGLLDIDQGLFSSDFRAAERMAQLIVQVSGRAGRAEKTGTVMIQTHHPEHPLLKTLVAEGYEAFAKQALLGREEAGLPPYEYQILIRAEAIDAQAGWQFLNEIKFSLQSLKPTLLAQASSQVNAQVMGPVAAPMMRRQGRYRYQLLLQSNHRGTLHQWLGQVESRIYASKLTAKVRWSIDVDPQEMN